Sequence from the Rutidosis leptorrhynchoides isolate AG116_Rl617_1_P2 chromosome 3, CSIRO_AGI_Rlap_v1, whole genome shotgun sequence genome:
CACAGAAGCATCTGTAATAGTCCTTCAGCATTTCATCAGGTTTCTGATGATAGTCCTCATACATGGCGAGAGCAATGTCAAGTTTTGTTTGGCCGGATTGGCTATATCCTTCCTGTTGACGAGTGATTTCATCTAGAAGTTCTTTTCCAGATTTTAGGGAGCTGACGGATTTGTACATGTCATGAGGAAGGGCTTGCATGATGATAGACCTGGAGTCAATGTTGGATTGAGCTCTCTTGGCATCTTCGCCCTGATGTTCATAGGGTTTCAGGGATACACCAGTTTCAGGGTGAAGAAAGACCTTAGGTCCATTAAGGAATGAGTCCCAAAGGTTTTTGGTTTGTTCTCCCTTTCCATCGATAAAGTTGTCAAATCTTCCTTTCCATTTGTCGAACAGTCCCTCGAACAGCATGGGTGGACGGGTATCCGAGCCCACAACCAAAGCATCACAGTTTGTAGTTGCCATCTTAGCTAAGAGTGGAAACATAGTGGTACAAGAAAGTAGAGGTTCAAATGATATTGTCAAGAATATTTTGACCACTGAGGGTCAATAATTTCaagtgatgaaattagggttttggtgtaaaacCACTTTTATGAGACAGAGTGGTTTTTGAGCAAAGCCAAATTTCAAGGCAGGCAATGTTTTCGAGCAAGATTTGATTTTAGGGCAGTAAAGCAGTTAAGATATGAAATGGGAAGTTTTTGAGCAGAATAGATTTTCGAGCAAAATCCAAGATTTTGAGTAGTGAGAATATTCAGGCACTAGACTAGTTTTCGAGCATACAAAATATTTGAGCACTACCTAGTTTTAGAGCAGGTAAAGTATTCGAGCACTAACCTAGTTCTAGAGCACCTAAGTATTCGAGCAAAAACTTAATTTTCGAGCAGACAACTAGGGTTACAAACAAAACCAAGCCTTCAAAACAAGGTGGTTTTCGAGCAAAACCGTGTTTTCTAATCATTCAAGTTTTTGAGCACTAAAGGACAAAAGATCAAAGTTTCCAAGCAAGTTTTCGAGCAGTATAGGGATTTCGTGCAAGGTTTTCGAGCAGACATAAATTTTTGAGCACAACTTTCGTGCAAGTAGAAGACTATTACTTTGACACTTTTGAAATTTTGACATTATTTTGGAACAACTGTTGAAAATTTTGGACTGTTTTCGAGCAGAGGTTAAAAATTTTCACACTATTTTCGAGCAAGTTATATGGGAACAACTTAATCAAATATAAATTCAAACCTTTTAAATGGTTGACTTCTTTGATCGAAAAACACCTTTGCACGTGAATACTTACAAGTAAGTACAAGGTACTGTGCATATAAGGACAAGTCTATTGTGCTTTATGACATAAATCAAGGTATTATGTCAAGGACATGTCCTCTTCAACCTAAAATCTAAAGGATAAAAGGGATTCAGTGGGTATTTACTAAGGGTCCAAGGTTTGGAGCCAAAATTTCAGTCAACAAGTCAACATGGAGGGTTAAAAATAAGAGTTTTTCGAGCAAGATGCTTAGGGTTTTACTGTTATCAGTTAACCCTAAGTCGTTTTCGAGCAATCTGAAACCAAGTAAGGGGTTATCGAGCTGACAATCTGAAGCAAGAAAACAAGTTCTTCGAGACTTTGATACAAATTTAACAAGATTAGATGGCAAGACCTTTATGAACTAAGTAGATTTAACAAGCCTaggttagttgctaaaggttatagtCAAAAGGAAAGTATTgaatatgatgaaactttttctcaTGTGGTTAAACATGTGACTGTTAGATGCATTATTACTTTGGCTGAACAAAATGATTAGACTTTGTATCAACTTGATGTGAACAATGCTTTCTTATATGGTGATTTGCATGAAGAAGTTAACATGACTTTACCTGAAGGTTATTTTACTGAAAATGATAAACAAGTATGTAAACTTACCAAGTCTTTATATGGTTTAAAGCAAGCACCTAGGCAATAGAATGCTAAGTTGAATTCTGCTCTTGTTAAAAATGGTTTTAAACAAAGTATGCCTGATTATTCTTTATATGTAAAGACTGAAGGCAATATGTTTATTTCATTATttgtttatgtggatgatattgtCATTACTGGAAATGATATTGATGAGATTAAAAGAGTAAAAACTTTtttaaattcaaaattcttgattaAATATCCTGGAGTTTTAAAATACTTTCTTGGTGTTGAAGTTTTAAGAAATGATGAAAATATTTGTATATCTCAAAGGAAGTATTGTCTTGAACTTCTAAATGATTATAGTATGCTTGGCAGTAAACCTGCAAATACTCCTATTGACCTTGGTTTATGTGTTGTATGCAGTCCAAGTGAAAAGGATAATCTGTTATCAAATATAACAAAATATCAAAAGTTATTTGGTAGACTTATATATTTAACCTTAACTAGGCCTGATATTTCTTTTGTTGTTCAAATTCTTAGTCAGCATATGCATGCTCCTTTGCAATCACATTTGAATCTTTCCTTTAGAACTCTTAGATATCTAAAAGGCTCACATGGTAAGGGTGTTCGAATGGTTAAAGGCAATGAGCTTAGTCTTAAGGCTTATTGTGATGCTGACTTGGGAAAGTGTAAACTAAACACAAGGTCTGTGACTGGTTATCTTGTCTACTTTTGTAATTCTTTAGTCTCTTGGAAAAGCAAAAAACAAGCTACCATATCTAGCTCCTCGGCTGAAGCTGAATATAGGGCTATGGGTTTAACGGCTTGTGAAATTATCTGGATTATAAATCTACTCCGGGATCTGAATATTAATGTTAAACTTCATGTTGAGTTAATGTGTGACAATAGTTCTGCTATTCAGATAGCAGCCTATTTTTCATGAAAGGACTAAACACTTTGATATTATTATGCACTTTATAAGACAAAAGGTTTCTTCTGGATTAATTTCTACTATTaaagttgtaacgacccgacctttttcgacttatatttatatttattactttcacgaaactgcgtatttgtgcgtactgagctatgttATATTCTGGtatcattattcatgttaattactttcgttaatacctttcaacgtgttattaagtgtttaatcacttaacttgatcctcgaatgcttttatgaccgttagtgtcacttgtcgtttaaaacgagctttgtactttgtacacgttaaacttttgtcataattggaatattatgactacgtaatactaattgttattttctaatgacaattacttggcttattggttgcttaattacgcttactcttttactaatgcacactagttagtcttaatggactttttaccttaatggacttaggcccacactactctagctaatggacttttaagttagcccaactttaatggatttatgatccattaagatgtaagACAAAAATCCATGATgataagccaacatactagcatactTTTGTACTAATTCCTACACTTTgctgcatgggatcccaacatacaagTACTACCCATTCCGCCCACCCTTGGCCATCGGCTTTAGgggacaccaccaccaccactttaaATTCCAacttcatttcacacttcatttcattctcaaaaacacacacactttctctCTAAATTTCTCTCTAGTTTTCTCACACTACAAGCTTAAGAACTTGTAAGTTTTTCTTgaattttttcttctttttctttctttaattcgacatcatcaccatcatcaaaggatcaagctttttagctttttgatcttgttacatcttgtagattcaagctttgatttgaatccttcaagaacataaaagattcaagctttctagctttaaatcttcattactttgttagatctaagctttatagcttaagatctctttattttttgttaaaagatcaaaacttgtgtttatgatcttcatgtaacttgtagatctagcttttttactttaaggatcttcaagaagatTAAAGATACATGCTTTCTagtttagggtttcattattttgtttagatctaagctttttagcttatgatctcattacttttactagatcttagctttctagcttatggtcttattaatcttgtaaaaatccaagctttctagcttagggtttcttaacacttgagatctaaattattattgtagatctcagttacttggaacctttctatgatttttatggtgataaaaatcaagtcttcatcatctcatatgatgaag
This genomic interval carries:
- the LOC139901966 gene encoding uncharacterized mitochondrial protein AtMg00810-like, which translates into the protein MGGRVSEPTTKASQFVVAILAKSGNIVTLYQLDVNNAFLYGDLHEEVNMTLPEGYFTENDKQTEGNMFISLFVYVDDIVITGNDIDEIKRVKTFLNSKFLIKYPGVLKYFLGVEVLRNDENICISQRKYCLELLNDYSMLGSKPANTPIDLGLCVVCSPSEKDNLLSNITKYQKLFGRLIYLTLTRPDISFVVQILSQHMHAPLQSHLNLSFRTLRYLKGSHGKGVRMVKGNELSLKAYCDADLGKCKLNTRSVTGYLVYFCNSLVSWKSKKQATISSSSAEAEYRAMGLTACEIIWIINLLRDLNINVKLHVELMCDNSSAIQIAAYFS